In the genome of Nycticebus coucang isolate mNycCou1 chromosome X, mNycCou1.pri, whole genome shotgun sequence, the window aaagtttggggaaaactcttgacaattttgaactggggaaagactttataacATAGACTTCAGCGGCCACcacaagaaaaattaacaaatgggacttaattaagctgaaaagcttctgagcAGGTAAGGACAcatcaaataaagcaaaaaagacaactttcagaatcgGAAAACAATcttgcagggtatcaatctgacaaagggttgataactagaatttacagagaattcaaattaatcaacaaaaaagagtaaacaatctcaTCTACTACTGAGAAAGAGatatgaataaaaccttctctgatgaagacagaggaatggctaacaaacttttgaaaaaatgctcatagtccctgatcatcagagaaatggaaatcaaaaccaccctgagatatcacctaaccccacattatgaagtctcaaagctgcagatgctggcgtggatgtgaagagaagggaacacttttaccctgctggtgggactgcaaactaatacaacctttttggaaggaggtgtggagaatccttaaagaactcaaattagacctcctatttgatcctgcaatcccattactaggcatctgtccagaaggaaaaaaaaaattcttttatcagaaggacacttgcactagactgtttattacagctcaatttacaatcaccaaaatgtggaaataacctaaatgcccaccagtcccggaatggattagcaaacagTGGTatattataccatggaatactattcagtcctTAAAAAGAAGGggactacatcttttgtattaaccaggataGAGTTGGAatacagtcttcttagtaaagcatcgcaagaatggagaatcaagaatccaatgtactcagttctactatgaagccagtagatgatctaatacatacccttataagagaaaaactcaaatcaatttggGGTGGCAGGCAAATGAGGgagttgggaggagggaggaggatggggggttatgatgtatggcatacctcttgggggagggacacaattataagaggggctttacctaacaaattaaatcagtttaacctaattctttgtatcttcaatgaaccccaaacaatagtaaaaaaaaaaaaaatgccaggtggTCTACCCTACTGCTGCTCCTCGGCCGGCTTGGTCCCCTTGGCCCCGCCACTCGTCCACTGCAGTCTCCCCAGCTCAGACATGGCCTCAAGCGCCGCCACCTCCGCAGTGAAGATTGGAATAATTGGTGGAACAGGCCTGGATGATCCAGAAATTTTAGAaggaagaactgaaaaatatgtGGATACTCCATTTGGCAAGCCATCTGATGCCTTAATTTTGGGGaagattaaaaatgttgattGCGTTCTGCTTGCAAGGCATGGGAGGCAGCACACCATCATGCCTTCAAAAATCAACTACCAGGCAAACATCTGGGCTTTGAAGGAAGAAGGATGTACACATGTCATAGTGACCACAGCGTGTGGCTCCTTGAGGGAGGAGATTCAGCCTGGTGATATCGTCATTATCGATCAGTTCATCGACAGGACCACCATGAGGCCTCAGACCTTCTATGATGGAAGTCATTCCTGTACCAGAGGAGTGTGCCACATTCCCATGGCTGAGCCGTTTTGCCCCAAAACGAGAGAGGTCCTCATGGAGACTGCTAAGAAGCTTGGACTCCAATGTCACTCAAAGGGGACAATGGCGACAATTGAAGGACCTCGTTTTAGCTCCCGGGCAGAAAGCCTTGTGTTCCGCACCTGGGGGGTGGATGTCATCAACATGACCACAGTTCCAGAAGTGGTTCTTGCCAAGGAGGCTGGAATCTGCTATGCAAGTATCGCCATGGCAACAGATTATGATTGCTGGAAGGAGCACGAGGAAGCAGTTTCCGTAGACCAGGTCTTAAAGACCCTGAAAGAAAATGCCAATAAAGCCAAAAGTTTACTTCTCACCACCATTCCTCAGATAGGGTCCATGGAATGGTCAGAAACCCTCCATAATCTGAAGAATATGGCccagttttctgttttattactaAGACATTAAATAGCATGGCTGCCCAGAAGAAGGCTTTCTAACTCCAGTTGCTTTAGAAATTTTTGCTTAACTTCAAAAACATGGGAAAGACATGAAGCTTTCATGCCCTTGCCTGTGGTAAGAAAGACAACATGTTGTGTGTATGAGACACTGCTAAAGGACCTGAATGGCTTCAGAATGCAGAAGAAAAGCCAATGACCAGTAAATGTGGGGAaagtttttacattttagaaaaaaaactcCAAGAAGATACCATTCTTCTGTCTATTAAATTTGcaacaataaaagtttatttataggTGATATCCAGTTTTCCATGTTGCCCATGGAATATGAGGAAGAAATGGGACTCTGGTTATTTATTGATATGACTATAAACTGGTAAAATATGTGTGGAGGGCAATGTGGTAAAATGCATCAAATGGCTTAAAAATACCTAACATACTTTGTGCTGGGTCGTCCTGggaatttctcattaaaaatgtatCAGATGCAAAACATTTTGTATGAAGAAGAGTGTATAATAGTGTTATAATggcaagtatttaaaataatccaAGTACTCAACAATTGGGGGTAAATTTTAATTAGTAATAATCAGATAATGAATCAGCCAACCCAAGATTCCTTTTCACATAATATTTCGATGTCTTAAAGAAATGGTTGCTCCTGTAatatgaaatgaaagaaggaatatGAAAAAATTTTATAGTACTTGTTTTAAAATGCTGTGTAAATGTACAAAAAGACTAGAAGGAAATATGTATAATCTTGTTATTGTATTAGGCAGAAGGTATGAtactggataatttttattttctttaaatctgtCTGTCATATTTTCTGCATGAATATAAGCAAATAGGAaagttgttataaaaataaaaatggacataGAAAGATCAAGTTCTTGAAAACACTGTCTCTGGTAATGAAGCAAAATGGAAGATACTTAATATTAAGAtgagtgggtttttttgtttgttgattgtttttagagacagagtttcactttattgcccttggtagagtgctgcagtgtcacagctcacaacatcctccaactcctgggcttaggcaattcttttgccttggcctcccgagtagctgggactacag includes:
- the LOC128578066 gene encoding S-methyl-5'-thioadenosine phosphorylase-like isoform X1; translated protein: MASSAATSAVKIGIIGGTGLDDPEILEGRTEKYVDTPFGKPSDALILGKIKNVDCVLLARHGRQHTIMPSKINYQANIWALKEEGCTHVIVTTACGSLREEIQPGDIVIIDQFIDRTTMRPQTFYDGSHSCTRGVCHIPMAEPFCPKTREVLMETAKKLGLQCHSKGTMATIEGPRFSSRAESLVFRTWGVDVINMTTVPEVVLAKEAGICYASIAMATDYDCWKEHEEAVSVDQVLKTLKENANKAKSLLLTTIPQIGSMEWSETLHNLKNMAQFSVLLLRH
- the LOC128578066 gene encoding S-methyl-5'-thioadenosine phosphorylase-like isoform X2, with amino-acid sequence MASSAATSAVKIGIIGGTGLDDPEILEGRTEKYVDTPFGKPSDALILGKIKNVDCVLLARHGRQHTIMPSKINYQANIWALKEEGCTHVIVTTACGSLREEIQPGDIVIIDQFIDRTTMRPQTFYDGSHSCTRGVCHIPMAEPFCPKTREVLMETAKKLGLQCHSKGTMATIEGPRFSSRAESLVFRTWGVDVINMTTVPEVVLAKEAGICYASIAMATDYDCWKEHEEANMAQFSVLLLRH